Proteins encoded together in one Monomorium pharaonis isolate MP-MQ-018 chromosome 8, ASM1337386v2, whole genome shotgun sequence window:
- the LOC105840359 gene encoding uncharacterized protein LOC105840359 isoform X2: MIYVIIIMSAVIISKDSAAKQLDTVNSYSNFKQSTKRKNDETKTDETKKNDETKTDEKKNDENILTQTQFPITLNDIPVDILLNMQPNDLIALQDHIDAKFEQLRNELISQITSVKRSILYDLKRKITQVKHTIVTANQSIAPQPNIVVRIPWYKITYCDIK; the protein is encoded by the exons ATGATTTAcgtcataataataatgagcGCAGTCATCATATCTAAAGATTCTGCAGCTAAACAGCTAGATACAGTTAATTCATATTCCAATTTCAAACAATCGACAAAAAGGAAGAATGATGAAACGAAGACTGATGAAACAAAGAAGAACGATGAAACGAAGActgatgaaaaaaagaatgatgAAA acataTTAACGCAAACACAGTTTCCTATTACATTGAACGATATTCCAGTGGATATATTATTGAACATGCAACCAA ATGACTTAATAGCACTGCAAGATCATATAGATGCAAAATTCGAGCAGCTTCGGAACGAACTGATTAGCCAAATAACTTCTGTCAAAAGAAGTATCTTATATGAtctgaaaagaaaaatcacTCAAGTTAAACATACTATTGTCACTGCCAATCAATCTATCGCTCCACAACCTAATATTGTTGTACGAATCCCTTGGTATAAAATTACCTACTGTGACATTAAATGA
- the LOC105840359 gene encoding uncharacterized protein LOC105840359 isoform X1, with protein MIYVIIIMSAVIISKDSAAKQLDTVNSYSNFKQSTKRKNDETKTDETKKNDETKTDEKKNDENILTQTQFPITLNDIPVDILLNMQPNDLIALQDHIDAKFEQLRNELISQITSVKRSILYDLKRKITQVKHTIVTANQSIAPQPNIVVRIPWYKITYCDIKLL; from the exons ATGATTTAcgtcataataataatgagcGCAGTCATCATATCTAAAGATTCTGCAGCTAAACAGCTAGATACAGTTAATTCATATTCCAATTTCAAACAATCGACAAAAAGGAAGAATGATGAAACGAAGACTGATGAAACAAAGAAGAACGATGAAACGAAGActgatgaaaaaaagaatgatgAAA acataTTAACGCAAACACAGTTTCCTATTACATTGAACGATATTCCAGTGGATATATTATTGAACATGCAACCAA ATGACTTAATAGCACTGCAAGATCATATAGATGCAAAATTCGAGCAGCTTCGGAACGAACTGATTAGCCAAATAACTTCTGTCAAAAGAAGTATCTTATATGAtctgaaaagaaaaatcacTCAAGTTAAACATACTATTGTCACTGCCAATCAATCTATCGCTCCACAACCTAATATTGTTGTACGAATCCCTTGGTATAAAATTACCTACTGTGACATTAAAT tgttgTAG